Sequence from the Syngnathus acus chromosome 13, fSynAcu1.2, whole genome shotgun sequence genome:
AACAGATTTTTATAActtattttttctgtgaatGCCCCTTCAGGCAAGgcagctttatttatataccGCATTTCATACACAAGGTGACTTAACGTTCTTCACATTgttacaaaacacatttaaaggcgaaatacaacatttaaaagcaaaataattgAAGACGTTTAAAagtatagaaataaaaataaatatgttctcAAATTTCTACAGCGCAGGGGCATGATTTTGGGAAATAAAGTATTTTAGGAATATGCTAAAAAAACGTAATAATAGatatggtggggggggggggcaatgtttttattccagatttaaaagcaacaataGTTAGGCTTTCAAAGGTGGGTTTAAAGATCCTTTTAGTGACTCAAGTAAAGGTTTCAAGTCTGCGTTAGGGATTAAAGCAACAATTTATATCCATTATTATTGTTTCCAAAATGTGTGGCCTCTAACTCCATACAAATACCctcgtctttgtttttgttgtgaagacaaacaaattttttttttcaagtataGTACGATTGCTATGTGGTGCTAAATCACCTGCCTATATCACTATATCTATTCCCACTTGTATGGCGATGGAGGAGTTCTCAGCTTCATGACCATGTTTAGTACGAGTAACAGGATCCGTAGACGCCATGCGCAGAATCGGCGTAGTTGTCGGCACCCTTGTACTTTCCTCGACACGCCAAACTATTGACCTGAAACACACAAaccaaaatcattttgataaGTTCACATATATCGTGTGGATTTGCAAACGGGGCAAGCTGAGAGACAAAGACGATCTGACGTTTGTctcccccccccgccctctGACCTCGGTCCTCTTGATAAACTGCTCCATGGCGGCCTTTTCGTTCTCTTTGTGTCCACGCCAGGCCCGCAGCGCCGAAGCTTGAAGGGCGCGGCCAAAGGAGAAGGTGAGGGTCCAGGGTTTGGTCAGGGGGCAGTTGTTGATAGCGTTCAGGTGCACGGACGCCTCCTCTTCGCTCTGGCCACCCGAGAGGAAGGCCACGCCTATCCGAGAAGGTATCCAGGAAGACACGCGTTATTTAGATGGCTATGGGGTTGCAGGATTTGGATGTGTGATGTCGAAGAAGTATGAGTTGACCTACCTGTCACCGCCGGAGGAACGGTGCAGCGCAGGGCGGTGagggttgccatggcgatgTCCTCCGGGCTGTACTTTTTGCTGCAGCCGTGTCCCGGGGTGACCATGTTGGGTTTGAGCAATGTGCCCTCCAGGTACACATGATGGTCCGACATGGCTTGGTAAACCGCCGTCAGCACCTAAATtccaagagttttttttttttacgcctTTAACTCTTAGATGCGAGTGATCGGTCGTTCACCTTCTCCGTGACGTACTGGCAGCGTTTCAGGTCGTGGTCTCCGTCGGGTAACAGCTCAGGCTCGATGACGGGCACCATGCCTTGCTGGAGAAGAAGGCATCGCAATGTGGCAGATGAAACAGCCATCTTGTGTCAAATGAGCttttacaacaaaaatgacattttcaggtACCTGCTGGCAGATGCTGGCATAGCGAGCCATAACGTTGGCATTCTCGCGGATGGCCAGCTTGGATGGGTTGGCATCGCTGATCTTCATCACGCAGCGCCACTTAGCAAAGGAGGCGCCGTCTTTTTTATACTGGGCACAGCGCTCTGACAAGCCGTCCAGCCCTGTGGAAAAAACGTTTTGGCATCATCCAGCACAGATGCAGG
This genomic interval carries:
- the aldoca gene encoding fructose-bisphosphate aldolase C-A; amino-acid sequence: MTHQFAALSEAQKKELHETAMRIVSPGKGILAADESVGSMAKRLAQVGVENTEENRRQFRQILFSADERVNGCIGGVIFFHETLYQHSDGGVGFVKMIRDKGILVGVKVDKGVVPLAGTCGETTTQGLDGLSERCAQYKKDGASFAKWRCVMKISDANPSKLAIRENANVMARYASICQQQGMVPVIEPELLPDGDHDLKRCQYVTEKVLTAVYQAMSDHHVYLEGTLLKPNMVTPGHGCSKKYSPEDIAMATLTALRCTVPPAVTGVAFLSGGQSEEEASVHLNAINNCPLTKPWTLTFSFGRALQASALRAWRGHKENEKAAMEQFIKRTEVNSLACRGKYKGADNYADSAHGVYGSCYSY